The following nucleotide sequence is from Acinetobacter equi.
CTATTTTTTACTATTAATACAGTTAATTAGATTGTGGATAACTTTGAGGATAATTGTGTGGAAAACCATCAAAAAGTGCTTAAACAACAACCTGAAAGTCAATCCTTAGCATGGTTTTCAGTCTGGAGTGATTTTATTTCAAAATCACCATTTTCCACACAAGTATTAAGTGAAAAATCTTCAAAAGTGATACAGGATATTTTGGAAGCAATCACACGAGGAGATAGTTGTATTGATGCAACTCAAGAGGATATTCAAGCATTAGGTAATTTAGCTCTGCATAATCAGGAGCTTTCATCTACAAATGTAGCGCCATTTATTTACGATCAGTATTTTCTTTATTTATACCGTTATTGGTCTTTAGAGGCATCTTTAGCACAACAAATTATTCGTTTAAAGCAACAAACTATTTTAGATATTCCATATATGGATGTTGAGTTACTCTTTAGTGATGAGTATCAAAAAAATGCATTAAAAACAGTTATTAATAATAATTTAAGTATTATTACAGGTGGACCCGGAACAGGTAAAACGTATACTTTGTCACGTATTATTGCGCTATTAAATTATGCTCAACCAAATTTACGTATTGCAATGGCTGCCCCAACAGGAAAAGCCGCTCAACGAATGAAAGAGGCATTACAGAATTCTTTTAATGATTCTAATTTAGCAGAATTCTTAACACCTGAACTTAAACAAATTACACCTATTACGATTCATCGGTTATTGGGTTTAGGGCACTCATCACATCCAAAATTCAATCTTAAACAGCCTTTACCTTATGATTTAATTGTAGTTGATGAAGCTTCAATGCTCGATTTGAATTTAGCAAACATGCTTTTTTGTGCCATTCCAGATCAAGCACGTCTTATTTTATTAGGGGATGCGCAGCAATTAGCTTCTGTAGATGTCGGAAATGTTTTGGCAGATTTACAGAATATGGATGCATTGTCTGAAAATAGAATTAATTTAGTTAAAAGTCGTCGTTTTAAAGAAGGTGCTTTAATTGGGAAAATGGCGAAGTTTATTTTAAATGAGCACGCTGATTCAGATATTTTAGATAAATTTTCTAAAACGATTGTTCCTGCTGAAATATTAAAAGATATTCAAATCAATGCAGAAATGTCTGATGTCGTTCAATTGGAGTATTTACCACAAGATATTTCCAGCCATACTCATCTTTCAACATATTATGATCAGTTATTTTTAGGATTTAAATCTTATAGTCAGGCAATTCAAAAATATTTAGAAAATGAATATTCCAATGCATCTTTATATCAAGTATTAGAAGCATTTGACCAATATAGAATTTTAACCGCAATTCGTCATTCATTATTTGGATTGGAGAGCCTAAATAGGCAAATCGAGCAACGCTTTTTAAGCAGTACTCAACAGCTTAAAATAGGGGATTGGTATGTTGGGCGCCCCGTGATGATGACATATAACGATTATCAACTCGGGTTATCCAATGGGGATATTGGTATTTGTTTAAAGCGAACTTCAGATTCTTCTACACCTTTTGAAGTTTATTTTCCAAGTCTAGAAAAATGGGTTCTTGCAAATCGGTTACCGAAGAATATTGAAACAGCATATGTCCTTACAATTCATAAATCACAAGGATCTGAATTTAAGCATACAGCAGTTGTTTTAGATCAAAAGGCAAAAAATTTACTGAGTAAAGAATTAATTTATACTGCTATTACACGTGCTAAATCTGTAGTGAGTTTATTGGTAGATCAGGCAGCATTTGAGCAATCTATTAAAGTCGGAACAGTCAGAAAGAGTGGGTTGTTAAGTAAAATTAATCTACTGGATTAATTAATAATTTTTGCTAAATAAATAGACATTCTGTAAGAAAATGCTTACAAGGATTCAAGATATTTGCGCATGGATTAGCCCAATCTGATCTGAGAAGATAGCGCTATAAAATAATCTAGCAAGGAATGCTGGGTATAAATCGTAAAATTATAATATTAAGTTGAATAACAACGAACTTACAGTGACGTAAGGAATAGAGGAAATTACAGCCGCTAAGCCTTGTAGTTTTGGGAGAGACTACAAGGCTTTTTTATATGTGAAATATATAATAATTTCAAAATGTTACATTGTTAAGTTGTGTAAAATATCCTACAAAGATATACGAAAATGTCTGTTTTTTATCTAGTATTTTAATGTAAAGATATGTAAACAAGGAAGTGTTGCTATATACAAGGATAGTTATATAAAAACACAGCTTAAATGCTGAATAATAATTAAAAGAAAATAATAAAAATGAAAAAACAGCGCACATAAGGCAGCTTAGCACACCACTAGGCTGTCTTTTTTCATTTAGTTATATATTTAAATAAATTCGAAATATTTCTTTAAATATCTTTAGATTTATTATTTTTAGTTAAATGAAATATGCTGAAGTGCTCTGAGTTGAATAAAGTTGAAATATAAAGTTAATCCCGCATAAAAATATAAGAGTAATAAAATGTATGTTTTTAATACACATAGATTTATGGATTTAGTTTTGCAATTCCCCCGTATTTCCCTTAAAATATTGTACTTGCTGTAGTGATGCACGGCAGTCAATTGTTTTCAATTGATC
It contains:
- the recD gene encoding exodeoxyribonuclease V subunit alpha translates to MENHQKVLKQQPESQSLAWFSVWSDFISKSPFSTQVLSEKSSKVIQDILEAITRGDSCIDATQEDIQALGNLALHNQELSSTNVAPFIYDQYFLYLYRYWSLEASLAQQIIRLKQQTILDIPYMDVELLFSDEYQKNALKTVINNNLSIITGGPGTGKTYTLSRIIALLNYAQPNLRIAMAAPTGKAAQRMKEALQNSFNDSNLAEFLTPELKQITPITIHRLLGLGHSSHPKFNLKQPLPYDLIVVDEASMLDLNLANMLFCAIPDQARLILLGDAQQLASVDVGNVLADLQNMDALSENRINLVKSRRFKEGALIGKMAKFILNEHADSDILDKFSKTIVPAEILKDIQINAEMSDVVQLEYLPQDISSHTHLSTYYDQLFLGFKSYSQAIQKYLENEYSNASLYQVLEAFDQYRILTAIRHSLFGLESLNRQIEQRFLSSTQQLKIGDWYVGRPVMMTYNDYQLGLSNGDIGICLKRTSDSSTPFEVYFPSLEKWVLANRLPKNIETAYVLTIHKSQGSEFKHTAVVLDQKAKNLLSKELIYTAITRAKSVVSLLVDQAAFEQSIKVGTVRKSGLLSKINLLD